A stretch of DNA from Candidatus Pantoea bituminis:
CGGGCTTCGATTGGGCAGCCTGAGTAAAGCTGCACGAGGCTATCAACTGGCGCAGGGCAACCTGCCACGTCCCGTTCGTGCTTTCCCCGTGTTAAAAACCGATGCAAAAGTCACGGTTGAAGAGGGCATGATTGCCGCGCTGTCAGCGGGACTAAACCATTGGCAATACCATGAAGAAGTTTGGTTACGGGGTAATGGCTCTGCGCAAGATGCCGTGCGCGAAGCGCTGGAAGTTTTACGTCAGGCGTTTGCTTTATTCGGCGCTTTAGTGCCACGTAAAGCCAGCAGTGAGCTGCGTCAAAAGCTAACAACGTTAGAAGAGACCTTAGCGAATGAAGAGGTCGACGCGCAGGATTTTTGCTTCTCTCCACTCTCTGTTGAAACACAGTTAGCACTCACTCGCTGGTTGGTTGAATCGCACTGGCAACAATGGATTGATGAAAAAGGAAAGACCAAGCTTCAGGCTTCCTTCAAACGTTTCAGCGATATTATGTTAGCCCGCATCAATGCCGATCTTAAAGAGACGTTTAGCGCGGTCAAGCAGCCCAATGAGTACCATGACAAAGCGACACGCCTTGCTCGTCAGCTGCTTGCCGTTCATTTGCTGGCAGGCGCGTATGTGCAGGAAGCCGTGGCGATTTGGCTGGCGCCATGGCAACAGCTGCAACTGGCTATTGAGGCGCATGAGGAAAATGGATTGCCGTGGCTGGCTGGGCAGGCCATCAAGCAACCTGCTTTCTGGAAAAGCAGCGGTCCAGCGCGTTAAGACCGAACACATCATCAGGGAGGGAATATGTTGCCAGAATTACCTGCATTATTACGATCACAAGCTGAAAGTGCCGCAGTGCGATTGGGCGCGCCTTTTGCCTCGTTAAGCGCAGAGCAGGTCGCGGGCCTGGCATTTAGCGATTTCGTGGTGGAAAATCTGCAACAACATCCCGACTGGTGGCAAGAGATCCAGCGAGAGTCGCCGCAAGCGGATGAGTGGCGACATTACGCTAACTGGCTGGCGTTGGAAATGCAGACAGTCGACAGCGAAGCAACATTGATGCGTGTGCTGCGGCTGTTTCGTCGTCGAATGCTGGTTCGCATTGCATGGATGCAGTGCTTGTCTCACGCGAGTACCGAACAAAGCCTGCAACAGCTGAGCGTTTTAGCCGAAGTCCTTATTTGCCGCGCCCGTGATTGGGTGTATCAGGATTGCTGCCAGGATTTTGGCACGCCCTGCAACGCAGAAGGCGATGCCCAGCCGATGCTGATTCTCGGCATGGGTAAGCTTGGTGGAGGAGAACTCAACTTCTCCTCTGACATCGAT
This window harbors:
- a CDS encoding CYTH domain-containing protein, yielding MTIEIELKFIATSQAAEKLADALVAWPHQYQAARELTNIYFETDDNQLRRWDMGLRIRGVDQRYEMTLKGGGKTLGGLHQRQEYNVDLVEPKLDITQLPVEIWPKETDIADLQQRLQPLFTTHFQREIWLVTFGGSEIEVAFDRGEVATESFSEPLFEVELELKQGERSDMLAFAQQLIAVSGLRLGSLSKAARGYQLAQGNLPRPVRAFPVLKTDAKVTVEEGMIAALSAGLNHWQYHEEVWLRGNGSAQDAVREALEVLRQAFALFGALVPRKASSELRQKLTTLEETLANEEVDAQDFCFSPLSVETQLALTRWLVESHWQQWIDEKGKTKLQASFKRFSDIMLARINADLKETFSAVKQPNEYHDKATRLARQLLAVHLLAGAYVQEAVAIWLAPWQQLQLAIEAHEENGLPWLAGQAIKQPAFWKSSGPAR